In Methanonatronarchaeum sp. AMET-Sl, one genomic interval encodes:
- a CDS encoding ATPase domain-containing protein produces MKISTGSNQLNQLLDGGLEPGAITHIYGESGSGKTGLTLQASIETIKNGGTTVYIATPRFMVERFKQLCYPERPEEIGSNLIIFEPKNIDKLKAAIQNAAHTTNKTDVKLITIDSPTYYGYRDTEKQKTKKQVTEQLKYLLAKAKKQKTAILITNQIYTDINKEKNKATPIGGKTLQDISKTTIKLEKKKKNKRKAIKTKPKPQKHTYLTIKQTKIK; encoded by the coding sequence ATGAAAATATCAACCGGAAGCAACCAACTCAACCAACTTCTAGATGGAGGCCTAGAACCTGGAGCCATCACCCATATCTATGGTGAGTCAGGATCCGGAAAAACCGGTTTAACTCTCCAAGCTTCAATTGAAACAATAAAAAATGGTGGCACCACAGTCTATATCGCAACACCTAGATTCATGGTTGAAAGATTCAAACAACTATGCTATCCAGAAAGACCTGAAGAAATCGGTTCAAACCTAATAATATTCGAACCAAAAAACATCGATAAACTAAAAGCAGCAATCCAAAACGCAGCACACACAACAAACAAAACAGATGTAAAACTTATCACAATCGACTCCCCCACCTACTATGGATATAGAGACACAGAAAAACAAAAAACCAAAAAACAGGTTACAGAACAACTAAAATACCTCCTAGCAAAAGCCAAAAAACAAAAAACAGCAATACTCATAACAAACCAAATCTACACCGATATAAACAAAGAAAAAAATAAAGCAACACCAATAGGAGGAAAAACACTCCAAGACATATCCAAAACCACAATAAAACTAGAAAAAAAGAAAAAAAACAAAAGAAAAGCCATAAAAACCAAACCAAAACCACAAAAACACACATACCTCACAATAAAACAAACAAAAATAAAATAA
- the larC gene encoding nickel pincer cofactor biosynthesis protein LarC produces the protein MDIVVFDPKMGAAGDMIISCLIDAGADPQKVLDNMETVANTCGEINVRPHEVKKNSIKATKIDIEIKSENPDLSYKDMQKAIKESGLDREVCDLSLDILLSLKKAERKVHGPNHSFHEVGKLDALADIVGAATAYHNLKLNEHTVYSTPLMVGDGYIKTSHGNLPIPVPAVTEILTQNQMTWAGGPVKGELLTPTGAAILSNIIDKYTETTPPLKIKNRGRGAGTKNFETPNILTIYLGQTNTLINDFIGILETNVDDVDGETIGYLIDKLMNEGALDVFVISGLMKKGRKGELLKVLVEPEDIDRLAEVIVRETGSLGVRINKRQHRLIANRRFKKIEVLGESIQVKVGFLENGEVIDVSAEYDDCIELAKKTGKPLKEIKEMAESKARREL, from the coding sequence ATGGATATTGTTGTTTTTGATCCTAAGATGGGTGCGGCCGGAGACATGATCATTAGTTGTTTGATTGACGCAGGCGCCGACCCCCAAAAAGTATTAGATAACATGGAAACGGTGGCCAACACCTGTGGAGAGATTAATGTCAGGCCTCATGAAGTTAAGAAGAACTCGATAAAGGCCACCAAAATAGATATAGAAATAAAATCCGAAAACCCAGACCTCAGCTATAAAGACATGCAAAAAGCAATCAAAGAAAGCGGATTGGATAGAGAGGTATGTGACCTGTCTCTGGATATTTTATTGAGTTTGAAGAAGGCGGAAAGAAAAGTTCATGGCCCAAACCATAGTTTCCATGAAGTAGGTAAGCTTGACGCACTAGCAGATATCGTAGGAGCAGCCACCGCATACCACAACCTAAAACTAAATGAACATACAGTTTATTCCACCCCATTGATGGTTGGAGATGGATACATTAAGACAAGCCATGGAAACCTACCAATACCTGTACCAGCAGTAACTGAAATACTAACCCAAAACCAAATGACCTGGGCAGGAGGACCTGTAAAAGGAGAACTACTCACCCCAACCGGCGCCGCAATACTATCAAACATAATCGATAAATACACCGAAACCACCCCACCACTCAAAATAAAAAACCGGGGCAGGGGAGCCGGAACTAAAAATTTTGAAACACCAAACATACTAACCATCTATTTAGGCCAAACCAACACACTAATTAATGATTTTATAGGTATTTTAGAAACCAATGTCGATGATGTAGATGGTGAAACAATCGGCTACCTCATCGATAAGTTGATGAACGAAGGAGCGTTAGACGTATTTGTCATATCTGGCTTAATGAAAAAAGGCCGCAAAGGAGAACTATTAAAGGTATTAGTTGAACCAGAGGATATTGATCGTTTAGCAGAGGTTATAGTTAGGGAAACAGGTAGTTTAGGAGTCCGAATAAACAAAAGACAACACCGCTTAATAGCAAACCGCCGTTTCAAAAAAATAGAGGTTCTGGGAGAGTCGATTCAAGTTAAGGTTGGTTTTCTAGAGAATGGTGAGGTTATTGATGTTTCTGCTGAATATGATGACTGTATCGAACTAGCTAAGAAAACAGGTAAACCTCTTAAAGAAATTAAGGAGATGGCTGAATCCAAGGCAAGGAGAGAACTATGA
- a CDS encoding CDC48 family AAA ATPase has translation MKEIQLRVEKAYPSDNGKGTARLDPDTFVELKISPGDYIEVVGEERTLAKVWRSDSEDWGKGIIRIDGYTRQNAGVGIGESVEVRKTEVEPASRVVLSPTQKDKKLPTTRDIKNFLRRQLLKRVFTEGDIIPVKAPMQKSFFRDSGNLVPLVAVSAEPEDQNLIVTEDTEVDIKSQPVKEYDSVRASRITYEDVGGLEDEVQHVREMIELPLRHPEVFKRLGIDPPKGVLLHGPPGTGKTLIAKAVANESRANFRSINGPEIMSKYYGESEQQLRELFQEAQESSPSIIFIDELDSIAPKREEVGGEVERRVVAQLLSLMDGLNERGEVVVIGATNRISGIDPALRRPGRFDREIEIGVPNIKERQEILKIHTRGMPLSEDIQLEEYGSLTHGYVGADIEALCKEAAMKALRRFLPDIDLENNRIPEKVLNELIVQHKDFKDAMKEIEPSALREVLLEVPKVNYNDIGGLEDILQEVKESIEWPLQKPESFQRMGVKPPKGLLLFGPPGTGKTLIARAVANETDANFISVKGPELLSKWVGESEKGVREVFRKARQTAPTIVFFDELDSMAPTRDSGDNNRVTERVVNQLLTEIDGIESLEDVIIIGASNRPDIIDPALMRPGRFDRRIFIPVPDQKARKKILEIHTENMPLSKNIDLNELSYELEGYVGSDIESLCREAAMLALRQNIQAKKINKRHFRKAMETVYPTVDEETKEYYKKIEEMLKSRPDKKTKESIIGYR, from the coding sequence ATGAAAGAGATTCAGCTTCGGGTTGAAAAGGCTTACCCGAGTGATAATGGGAAGGGTACTGCTCGCCTTGACCCTGATACGTTTGTTGAGCTTAAGATTTCGCCTGGTGATTATATTGAGGTTGTTGGTGAGGAGCGTACTTTGGCGAAGGTCTGGAGGTCGGATAGTGAGGATTGGGGTAAGGGTATAATTCGTATTGATGGTTATACCCGGCAGAATGCTGGTGTTGGTATTGGTGAGTCTGTAGAGGTGCGTAAGACTGAGGTGGAGCCAGCTAGCCGTGTTGTTTTATCCCCTACCCAGAAGGATAAGAAGTTACCTACTACCCGTGATATTAAGAATTTTTTGAGGCGTCAGTTGCTTAAACGGGTCTTCACTGAAGGAGATATTATTCCTGTGAAGGCGCCTATGCAGAAATCATTTTTCCGGGACTCAGGTAATTTAGTGCCTTTGGTAGCGGTTTCAGCAGAACCTGAAGATCAAAACCTGATCGTTACTGAAGATACTGAAGTTGATATTAAGAGCCAGCCGGTCAAGGAATACGACTCTGTCCGGGCTAGTCGAATAACCTACGAGGATGTTGGTGGTCTGGAGGATGAGGTTCAGCATGTGCGTGAAATGATTGAGCTGCCTTTAAGACATCCAGAGGTGTTTAAACGGCTTGGCATCGACCCACCAAAAGGAGTCCTATTGCATGGCCCACCAGGAACTGGAAAAACATTGATCGCGAAGGCTGTGGCCAATGAGTCAAGAGCCAACTTCCGCAGCATTAACGGTCCGGAGATAATGAGCAAATACTACGGAGAGAGCGAACAACAATTGAGAGAGTTGTTCCAAGAAGCCCAAGAATCATCTCCATCAATAATATTCATAGATGAACTCGACTCCATCGCCCCAAAAAGAGAGGAGGTCGGTGGTGAGGTTGAGAGGAGGGTTGTTGCCCAACTACTCTCACTAATGGACGGCCTAAATGAAAGAGGCGAAGTAGTAGTTATAGGAGCAACAAACCGAATATCCGGAATCGACCCCGCCCTAAGAAGGCCAGGCAGGTTTGACAGGGAGATTGAGATTGGGGTTCCTAACATAAAGGAGCGGCAAGAAATTCTTAAGATCCATACCAGGGGCATGCCATTATCAGAAGATATACAGCTCGAAGAATATGGAAGTCTAACCCACGGCTATGTAGGAGCCGACATAGAAGCCCTATGTAAAGAAGCAGCAATGAAAGCATTAAGAAGATTCCTACCAGACATAGACCTAGAAAACAACCGGATACCAGAAAAAGTACTAAACGAACTCATAGTCCAACACAAAGACTTCAAAGACGCAATGAAAGAAATCGAGCCATCCGCCCTAAGAGAAGTCCTACTAGAAGTACCAAAAGTAAACTACAACGACATAGGCGGCCTAGAAGACATACTACAAGAAGTCAAAGAAAGCATCGAATGGCCATTACAAAAACCAGAATCATTCCAGAGAATGGGCGTAAAACCACCAAAAGGCCTACTACTATTCGGACCCCCAGGAACCGGAAAAACCTTGATAGCAAGAGCAGTAGCAAACGAAACCGACGCAAACTTCATATCCGTCAAAGGACCCGAACTACTCAGCAAATGGGTAGGAGAATCAGAAAAAGGCGTAAGAGAAGTATTCAGAAAAGCACGCCAGACAGCACCCACAATCGTATTTTTCGACGAACTCGACTCAATGGCACCAACAAGAGACAGCGGAGACAACAACCGAGTAACAGAACGAGTCGTCAACCAACTACTAACCGAAATCGATGGAATCGAATCACTAGAAGACGTAATAATAATCGGAGCATCAAACCGACCCGACATCATCGACCCCGCCCTAATGAGACCCGGAAGATTCGACCGCAGAATATTCATACCAGTACCCGACCAAAAAGCCAGAAAAAAAATACTAGAAATACACACCGAAAACATGCCCCTATCAAAAAACATAGACCTAAACGAACTATCCTACGAACTAGAAGGCTACGTAGGCTCAGACATAGAATCACTCTGCAGAGAAGCAGCAATGCTAGCCCTAAGACAAAACATCCAAGCCAAAAAAATAAACAAAAGACACTTCAGAAAAGCAATGGAAACAGTATACCCAACAGTAGACGAAGAAACAAAAGAATACTACAAAAAAATCGAAGAAATGCTAAAAAGCAGACCCGACAAAAAAACAAAAGAATCAATAATAGGATACCGCTAA
- a CDS encoding PRC-barrel domain-containing protein, which translates to MEIPVTKLSKKDIVSSNGDEIGSLHNVTMNQKTGELLDLIIEPHRDVDTEKYQTQEDYIIIPFKNVKAIKDMIVVKT; encoded by the coding sequence ATGGAAATCCCCGTAACCAAACTATCAAAAAAAGACATAGTAAGCTCAAACGGAGACGAAATAGGCTCACTACACAACGTAACCATGAACCAAAAAACAGGCGAACTACTAGACCTAATAATAGAACCACACAGAGACGTCGACACAGAAAAATACCAAACACAAGAAGACTACATAATCATACCATTCAAAAACGTAAAAGCAATAAAAGACATGATAGTAGTCAAAACATAA